A genomic region of Mus musculus strain C57BL/6J chromosome 7, GRCm38.p6 C57BL/6J contains the following coding sequences:
- the Vmn1r91 gene encoding vomeronasal 1 receptor 91 codes for MSVHGKSVKTTEEVALQILLLCQFVVGTVANVFLFVHNFSPVLTGSKQRPRQVILSHMAVANALTLFLTIFPNNMMAFGPKTPPTELKCKLEFFSHMVARSTNLCSTCVLSVHQFVTLVPVNRGKGKLILRVSVPNFANYSCYSCWFFSVLSNIHIPIKVTGPQIIDNNTDSKSNLFCSTSGFIVGIVFLQFSHDATFMSIMVWTSVSMVLLLHRHHQRMQHILTPNQDPRGQAGSRATHTILMLVITFVSFYLLNCICIIFHAFSIHSRLFIRLVSEVLAAVFPSVCPLVLIFRDPKDPCSVLFKC; via the coding sequence ATGTCTGTTCATGGTAAATCcgtgaaaaccactgaggaagtggctcttcagatcctcttgctttgccagtttgTGGTTGGGACCGtggccaatgtctttctgtttgtccataatttctctccagtcttgactggttctaaacagagacccagacaggtgattttaagccacatggctgtggccaatgccttgactctattcctcacgatatttccaaacaacatgatggcttttggtcccaaaactcctccaactgaactcaaatgtaaattagaattcttcagtcacatggtggcaagaagcacaaatttgtgttccacctgtgtcctgagtgtccatcagtttgtcactctGGTTCCTGTTAATAGAGGTAAAGGTAAACTCATACTCAGAGTAAGTGTCCCAAATTTTGCGAATTATTCTTGCtacagttgttggtttttcagtgtcttaagtaacatccatattccaattaaggtcactggtccacagataatagacaataacactgactctaaaagcaacttgttctgttccacttctggattcattgtaggcattgtcttcttgcagttttcccatgatgccacattcatgagcatcatggtctggaccagtgtctccatggtacttctcctccatagacatcatcagcgaatgcagcacatcctcactcccaatcaggACCCCAGAGGCCAAGCTGGGTCCAGAGCAACCCATACTATCCTGATGCTGGTGAtcacatttgttagcttttatcttctaaattgtatttgtatcatctttcatGCCTTTTCTATACATTCTCGTCTCTTCATAAGGCTTGTCAGTGAGGTTCTGGCTGCAGTCTTCCCCAGTGTCTGCCCTTTAGtgttgatcttcagagatcctaaagatccttgttctgtgctcttcAAATGTTGA